One region of Bosea sp. 29B genomic DNA includes:
- a CDS encoding xanthine dehydrogenase family protein subunit M, translated as MYAFTYHRPATARQAASLLAKKEDAKLLAGGHTLLPTMKQRLASPGALVDLSSCADLKGITRKGRNLVIGAMTTHAEVAASPDVQEAIPALAYLASHIGDPHVRHRGTIGGSVANNDPAADYPAALLALGATVVTNKRKLPAEEFFSGLYETALDEGEIVVRISFPVASKAGYAKFRNPASRYALVGVFVAKRGSEIAVAVTGAGEGGVFRWPEAEAALKARFAGKSLDGLKHTAKGINGDIHADAEYRAHLIGVMAKQAVAQATGKA; from the coding sequence ATGTACGCCTTCACCTATCACCGCCCGGCGACCGCGCGTCAGGCCGCCAGCCTCCTCGCCAAGAAGGAGGACGCCAAGCTCCTCGCCGGCGGCCACACCTTGCTGCCGACGATGAAGCAGCGCCTGGCTTCGCCCGGCGCCCTCGTCGATCTCTCCTCCTGCGCCGACCTCAAGGGCATCACCCGCAAGGGCCGCAACCTCGTGATCGGTGCCATGACGACCCATGCCGAGGTCGCCGCCTCGCCCGATGTGCAGGAGGCGATCCCGGCGCTGGCCTATCTCGCCAGCCATATCGGCGACCCGCATGTGCGCCATCGCGGCACGATCGGCGGCTCAGTCGCCAACAACGACCCGGCGGCCGATTATCCGGCGGCGCTGCTGGCGCTGGGCGCGACGGTGGTGACCAACAAGCGCAAGCTGCCGGCGGAGGAGTTCTTCAGCGGCCTCTACGAGACGGCGCTGGATGAGGGTGAGATCGTCGTCAGGATCTCGTTCCCGGTCGCCTCCAAGGCGGGCTACGCCAAGTTCCGCAATCCGGCCTCGCGTTATGCGCTGGTCGGCGTCTTCGTCGCCAAGCGCGGCAGCGAGATCGCGGTGGCGGTCACCGGGGCAGGCGAGGGCGGTGTTTTCCGCTGGCCGGAAGCGGAAGCGGCGCTGAAGGCGCGCTTCGCGGGCAAATCGCTCGACGGCCTCAAGCACACCGCCAAGGGCATCAATGGCGACATCCACGCCGATGCCGAGTACCGCGCCCATCTCATCGGCGTGATGGCCAAGCAGGCGGTCGCGCAGGCGACGGGGAAGGCCTGA
- a CDS encoding xanthine dehydrogenase family protein molybdopterin-binding subunit: MSATGIGAPVRRKEDHRFITGQGRYTDDINRPGQAHAYFLRSPHAHATLKTIDTKAAAAMPGVLGIFTGDDLAADKVGGLICGWMIHNKDGSPMRAGPHPALAQGKVRYVGDHIAVVVAETLAQARDAAEAIVVDYGVLPAVVDTAGAAKSKTQVHAEAPDNTVFNWHLGDKSATDAAFKAAKHVTKLDIVNNRLVPNPMEPRAAVGDYDQGEGAFTLYTTSQNPHVARLVLSAFIGIAPENKLRVIAPDVGGGFGSKIFIYAEETVCVWAAKKVGRPVKWTSDRTEAFLSDAHGRDHVTHAELAMDGEGKMLAMRVHTTANLGAYLSTFSSSVPTYLYAPLLSGQYDIPAIYCEVDAVYTNTAPVDAYRGAGRPEATFVVERLVEVAARELGKDPAKFRTQNFVRKFPHQTPVIMMYDTGNYSASLKKALETIDYKGFAKRRRDSARSGKLRGIGFSAYIEACGIAPSAAVGSLGAGVGLWESAEVRVNPIGTVEVLTGSHSHGQGHETTFAQLVSDRLGVPLENVSIIHGDTDKVQMGMGTYGSRSGAVGMSAIFKAIDKVIAKGKKVAAYVLEADEADIDFKDGNFTVKGTDRTLDFGSCALQAYVAHKFNGQDLEPGLKEGAFYDPTNFTFPAGVHICELEIDPDTGITRIERWAAVDDFGNVINPMIVEGQVHGGIAQGVGQALLEGARYNADGQLVTASFMDYCMPRADDLPSFEVGMTVTPCPSNPLGIKGCGEAGAIAAPPAVINAITDALGHEDIAMPATPQAVWRAAQKTLSRMAAE; encoded by the coding sequence ATGTCCGCCACCGGAATCGGCGCTCCCGTCCGCCGCAAGGAAGACCACCGCTTCATCACCGGCCAGGGCCGCTATACCGACGACATCAACCGGCCGGGCCAGGCCCATGCCTATTTCCTGCGCTCGCCGCATGCCCACGCCACGCTGAAGACGATCGATACGAAAGCCGCTGCGGCGATGCCCGGTGTGCTGGGGATCTTCACCGGCGATGATCTCGCTGCCGACAAGGTCGGCGGGCTGATCTGCGGCTGGATGATCCACAACAAGGACGGCTCGCCGATGAGGGCAGGCCCGCACCCGGCGCTGGCGCAAGGCAAGGTCCGCTATGTCGGCGACCACATTGCGGTCGTCGTCGCCGAGACGCTGGCGCAGGCGCGCGACGCGGCCGAGGCGATCGTCGTCGACTACGGTGTGCTGCCGGCGGTGGTCGATACGGCGGGCGCTGCGAAATCGAAGACGCAGGTTCATGCCGAGGCGCCGGACAATACGGTGTTCAACTGGCATCTCGGCGACAAAAGCGCGACGGATGCCGCGTTCAAGGCGGCCAAGCACGTCACCAAGCTCGACATCGTCAACAACCGGCTGGTGCCGAATCCGATGGAGCCGCGCGCCGCGGTCGGCGATTACGACCAGGGCGAGGGCGCCTTCACGCTCTACACCACCAGCCAGAACCCGCATGTGGCGCGGCTGGTGCTCTCGGCCTTCATCGGCATCGCGCCGGAGAACAAGCTGCGCGTGATCGCCCCCGATGTCGGCGGCGGCTTCGGCTCGAAGATCTTCATCTATGCCGAGGAGACGGTCTGTGTCTGGGCGGCGAAGAAGGTCGGCCGTCCCGTGAAATGGACCTCGGACCGGACCGAGGCCTTCCTCTCTGACGCGCATGGCCGCGACCACGTCACCCATGCCGAGCTCGCCATGGACGGCGAGGGCAAGATGCTGGCGATGCGGGTGCATACCACCGCCAATCTCGGCGCCTATCTCTCGACCTTCTCGTCGTCGGTGCCGACCTATCTCTACGCGCCGCTGCTGTCCGGCCAGTACGACATCCCGGCGATCTATTGCGAGGTCGATGCGGTCTACACCAATACCGCTCCGGTCGACGCCTATCGCGGTGCTGGGCGTCCGGAAGCGACCTTCGTGGTCGAGCGGCTGGTCGAGGTCGCAGCACGCGAGCTCGGCAAGGATCCGGCCAAGTTCCGCACGCAGAATTTCGTCAGGAAGTTCCCGCACCAGACGCCGGTGATCATGATGTACGACACCGGCAACTACAGCGCCTCGCTGAAGAAGGCGCTGGAGACGATCGACTACAAGGGCTTCGCCAAGCGCCGCCGCGATTCCGCCCGCAGCGGCAAGCTGCGCGGCATCGGCTTCTCCGCCTATATCGAGGCCTGCGGCATCGCGCCCTCGGCCGCGGTCGGCTCGCTCGGTGCCGGCGTCGGCCTGTGGGAATCGGCCGAGGTCCGGGTCAACCCGATCGGCACGGTCGAGGTCCTGACCGGCTCGCACAGCCACGGCCAAGGCCATGAGACCACCTTCGCCCAACTTGTCTCCGACCGGCTCGGCGTGCCGCTGGAGAACGTCTCGATCATCCATGGCGACACCGACAAGGTGCAGATGGGCATGGGCACCTATGGCTCGCGCTCGGGCGCCGTCGGCATGTCGGCGATCTTCAAAGCGATCGACAAGGTGATCGCCAAGGGCAAGAAGGTCGCAGCCTATGTGCTGGAGGCCGACGAGGCCGATATCGACTTCAAGGATGGCAACTTCACCGTCAAGGGCACCGACCGGACGCTCGATTTCGGCTCCTGCGCCCTGCAGGCCTATGTCGCGCACAAGTTCAACGGCCAGGACCTCGAGCCGGGGCTGAAGGAGGGGGCATTCTACGACCCGACCAACTTCACCTTCCCGGCCGGCGTCCATATCTGCGAGCTCGAGATCGATCCGGACACCGGTATCACCAGGATCGAGCGCTGGGCCGCGGTCGATGATTTCGGCAATGTCATCAATCCGATGATCGTCGAGGGCCAGGTCCATGGCGGCATTGCCCAGGGCGTCGGCCAGGCGCTGCTCGAAGGCGCCCGCTACAATGCCGACGGCCAGCTCGTGACCGCGAGCTTCATGGACTACTGCATGCCGCGCGCCGACGATCTGCCGTCCTTCGAGGTCGGCATGACGGTGACGCCGTGCCCGTCGAACCCGCTGGGGATCAAGGGCTGCGGCGAGGCCGGCGCCATCGCCGCGCCGCCCGCGGTCATCAACGCCATCACCGACGCGCTCGGCCATGAGGACATCGCCATGCCGGCGACGCCCCAGGCCGTCTGGCGCGCCGCGCAGAAAACGCTCAGCCGCATGGCTGCCGAGTGA